From Actinomycetes bacterium, the proteins below share one genomic window:
- a CDS encoding phosphatase PAP2 family protein, which produces MTDVADSTPPETIPQRARRLRNLALGSAALFVLIYLLAVHTQLGQEWDDRAVLERFAAGKKHMNRAKDILDAIRVQSLVVGLLVLIAIGLWRRRPWAAASAVLLFAGTILLAEVLKLVLPRPDLSQLEDRPLFDGINTFPSGHATIATSLVLALLLVSSARARPWVAVVGLVWAATATWGTLAAGWHRPSDAVGGILLATACFAGGASWLLPRHWRSATGTKLADQLLPMGGLLLALLALAARIMTWWAPSGNDGQLGSATYISASILILAAVSFSILYFAWLLKEQDWTSRTSDGPTAAS; this is translated from the coding sequence GTGACCGATGTCGCCGACTCCACACCACCGGAGACCATTCCGCAGCGCGCTCGGCGACTGCGAAATCTTGCGCTCGGATCAGCTGCCCTCTTTGTGCTCATATATCTACTCGCAGTTCACACCCAACTGGGCCAAGAGTGGGATGACCGCGCAGTATTGGAAAGATTTGCCGCCGGGAAAAAGCACATGAACCGAGCCAAAGACATCCTGGATGCGATTCGGGTTCAGTCATTGGTGGTGGGGTTGCTGGTTCTGATTGCGATTGGCTTGTGGCGGCGACGACCCTGGGCGGCTGCCAGCGCAGTACTGCTGTTCGCCGGTACGATCCTGCTCGCTGAAGTGCTGAAACTCGTGCTGCCCCGACCCGATCTCAGCCAGTTGGAGGATCGGCCGCTATTCGATGGCATCAACACGTTCCCGAGCGGTCACGCAACGATCGCGACTTCGCTGGTTCTCGCATTGCTCTTGGTGTCCAGCGCTCGCGCTCGCCCCTGGGTTGCCGTCGTTGGCCTGGTATGGGCCGCAACCGCCACTTGGGGGACCTTGGCCGCTGGCTGGCATCGCCCATCTGATGCGGTCGGCGGCATCCTGCTCGCCACTGCCTGCTTCGCCGGCGGCGCGTCCTGGCTACTGCCCAGACACTGGCGGTCAGCAACCGGGACGAAACTTGCCGACCAATTGTTGCCAATGGGCGGACTGCTGCTGGCGCTGCTGGCACTAGCCGCACGAATCATGACTTGGTGGGCGCCCTCGGGGAACGACGGGCAATTGGGCAGCGCTACCTACATCAGCGCATCAATTCTGATCTTGGCTGCGGTCAGTTTTTCGATCCTGTACTTCGCCTGGCTGCTGAAGGAACAGGACTGGACCTCGCGCACTTCCGATGGGCCGACTGCAGCCAGTTAA
- a CDS encoding PQQ-dependent sugar dehydrogenase — translation MGVIRLVAALLSLPLLAACSTTVSEPLVSPDPGEPVPEVVGNAATDLAAPWGMALLPDGDLLVTHRDTATISVIDTGGQPRKVADVEGVVPGGEGGLLGIAISPEATQGRASVYVYYTAADDNRIAKLDWDGEQLAGQQVVFTGIPKAPIHNGGRIDFGPDGFLYVGTGDAGQAELAQDPQSLAGKILRITSDGEPAEGNPGPTSPVYSSGHRNVQGLAWDEDGRLWASEFGQNDVDELNQIQPGSNYGWPECEGRCDNDKYAQPAAQWSPTSIASPSGMAIADGSAWIASLRGERLWQVSLAGDSAGDPVDWFAGEYGRLRDVVVTESGSLLVATNNTDGRGSPQPKDDRLLRVELPG, via the coding sequence ATGGGCGTGATCCGTCTTGTTGCTGCCTTGCTCTCCTTGCCGCTGTTAGCGGCGTGCAGCACGACCGTGTCTGAACCGTTGGTGTCCCCCGATCCCGGTGAGCCGGTGCCTGAAGTTGTGGGGAATGCTGCCACCGACCTCGCGGCCCCCTGGGGAATGGCGCTGTTACCTGATGGCGATTTGCTGGTCACTCACCGAGACACTGCCACCATCTCGGTGATTGATACCGGCGGACAGCCCCGCAAGGTGGCAGATGTTGAGGGAGTCGTACCCGGTGGTGAAGGCGGTCTGTTGGGAATCGCGATTTCTCCGGAAGCCACTCAAGGTCGGGCATCCGTCTACGTCTACTACACGGCTGCGGATGACAACCGCATCGCGAAGTTGGACTGGGACGGTGAGCAACTAGCTGGACAACAGGTGGTCTTCACCGGTATCCCCAAAGCGCCGATCCACAACGGTGGGCGCATCGACTTTGGCCCCGATGGATTCCTCTACGTCGGTACGGGCGACGCGGGTCAAGCAGAACTCGCGCAAGATCCGCAAAGTTTGGCTGGCAAGATTCTGCGGATAACCAGCGACGGCGAACCGGCCGAGGGTAACCCAGGTCCGACATCGCCGGTGTATTCCTCAGGGCACCGCAACGTGCAGGGGCTGGCCTGGGATGAGGATGGCAGGCTGTGGGCCAGTGAGTTTGGCCAGAACGATGTCGATGAACTCAATCAGATCCAACCAGGCTCGAACTATGGCTGGCCAGAGTGCGAGGGGCGTTGTGACAATGACAAGTACGCTCAACCTGCCGCTCAATGGTCTCCGACTTCGATCGCCAGTCCCTCCGGGATGGCCATCGCCGATGGATCGGCCTGGATCGCTTCCCTGCGCGGGGAACGACTGTGGCAAGTCTCGCTCGCTGGGGACAGTGCCGGGGACCCCGTTGACTGGTTCGCTGGCGAATACGGGCGGTTGCGGGACGTCGTCGTCACCGAAAGTGGCAGTTTGTTGGTGGCCACGAACAACACCGACGGGCGCGGATCCCCGCAGCCTAAGGACGACCGGCTGCTTCGGGTGGAACTACCGGGCTAG
- a CDS encoding transglycosylase family protein: MRSTTALSAAALTAASALLVGPAVATATAAPAAPSATGAEQTTAAAAATASKKSKKAKVRPSYVKKYKLKNSDLRQIKQSRKWAKSPKAKAVRWCESNGRYKINTGNGYYGAWQFAYGTWLGSGGGRFESHAHKAPKFAQDHIAWKLWKSRGWQPWGCA, from the coding sequence GTGCGAAGCACAACTGCCCTGTCCGCTGCTGCCCTGACGGCCGCGTCCGCCCTGCTGGTGGGTCCTGCGGTTGCCACCGCAACGGCTGCACCTGCCGCACCCAGCGCTACTGGGGCCGAGCAGACCACTGCTGCGGCCGCTGCTACTGCGAGCAAAAAGAGCAAGAAAGCAAAGGTCCGGCCCAGCTATGTGAAGAAATACAAATTGAAGAACTCGGACTTGCGGCAGATCAAGCAATCCCGCAAGTGGGCTAAGTCTCCTAAGGCCAAGGCGGTTCGCTGGTGCGAGTCGAACGGTCGTTACAAGATCAATACCGGTAACGGCTACTACGGCGCTTGGCAGTTTGCCTACGGCACCTGGCTGGGCAGTGGCGGTGGCCGCTTCGAGTCCCATGCTCATAAAGCGCCTAAGTTCGCGCAGGACCACATTGCCTGGAAACTCTGGAAGTCGCGTGGCTGGCAGCCCTGGGGCTGCGCCTAA
- a CDS encoding C40 family peptidase: MTSFWRAGRALPLALSAATAAMGLLVVPAISGPAAASDSPDELRSSLMQTDLTEIQAAREAARDKYRDAKAKAREMEAEVERNEEAATAARLTVGQYARAVYMNGPTDLSVIASMIDTDDPGASARVADEALRVGDRKDLQYDQAVALLARNQEMKVAAESAEKAAAATLESLDTQLAGLRQEMADGVAAWAKFLAGEGSLYSAEQAKLNGEAAAEWSRYLSRLANWRVPAVTGKDIKQDQLPAGVVQRANDPGIGYWSRGDKKSVLLPEQVVASVTYAVSRMGTGYKWRTNTEKEMDCAALVDRSWNIPATPKANRTDERPLPAGGVRGVAERTRLLPSSKLNVGDWVFLQNNKRGVNHVGIVVRDDLMIAADAGTGGVNAVRIPHNRVWKVGRPVLDSPRKANSVPKPDKRPFQCGADPRGFVKLPDGKVLNNPDSCPPSAIFGEGNMQPAAVRGGRCAAATWPQLASIGGWRQSDPYPDHPSGRAIDLMLPEGCSTEKKNAGLGDVIATFFMQNSGKFEVQYIIWNQRIWVAGSPVVPPNQWRGMSNRGGCTANHVDHIHVSFLGPNVNPDPAPAPEETTDEAGQDKPADKPSKSTGDSSAKPDSKDKQPAGDKPAKPSPTPLDESVVG; the protein is encoded by the coding sequence ATGACGAGTTTCTGGCGCGCTGGCCGCGCTCTTCCCCTAGCTCTGTCAGCCGCTACAGCGGCGATGGGGCTTCTCGTCGTACCCGCAATCTCGGGACCGGCCGCTGCTTCAGATTCTCCGGATGAGCTGCGGTCCAGCCTGATGCAAACGGACCTCACTGAGATTCAGGCCGCGCGCGAGGCGGCACGGGATAAGTATCGCGATGCCAAGGCCAAAGCGCGTGAGATGGAAGCTGAGGTTGAGCGCAACGAGGAAGCGGCAACGGCTGCCCGGTTGACCGTCGGTCAATATGCCCGCGCCGTGTACATGAACGGCCCGACCGACCTCAGTGTCATTGCTTCGATGATCGACACCGATGATCCGGGGGCGTCAGCCCGCGTTGCTGACGAGGCCCTTCGGGTGGGCGACCGTAAAGATTTGCAGTATGACCAAGCGGTAGCGTTGTTGGCCCGCAACCAGGAGATGAAAGTCGCCGCAGAATCTGCAGAAAAGGCTGCTGCTGCCACCCTTGAGTCGCTGGATACTCAACTGGCTGGGTTGCGTCAGGAGATGGCGGATGGCGTGGCAGCTTGGGCCAAGTTCCTGGCTGGGGAGGGTTCGCTGTACTCGGCCGAACAAGCCAAACTTAATGGTGAGGCGGCGGCCGAGTGGTCTCGCTACCTGTCGCGGCTTGCTAACTGGCGAGTACCAGCGGTCACCGGGAAAGACATCAAGCAAGACCAGTTGCCAGCCGGGGTGGTGCAACGCGCCAACGACCCAGGGATTGGCTACTGGAGCCGTGGGGACAAGAAGTCAGTCCTGCTGCCGGAACAGGTTGTTGCTAGCGTCACCTATGCGGTGTCACGCATGGGTACTGGCTACAAGTGGCGCACCAATACCGAAAAAGAAATGGATTGCGCTGCACTTGTTGACCGGTCCTGGAACATCCCTGCGACTCCGAAAGCTAACCGCACCGACGAGCGGCCGCTGCCTGCCGGGGGTGTCCGCGGAGTCGCCGAGCGCACCCGGCTACTGCCCAGCAGCAAGTTGAACGTGGGTGATTGGGTATTCCTGCAAAACAACAAGCGGGGTGTCAATCACGTGGGCATCGTGGTCCGCGACGACCTGATGATTGCTGCGGATGCCGGGACTGGCGGTGTAAACGCAGTCAGGATTCCCCACAATCGAGTATGGAAAGTGGGACGCCCGGTCCTCGACAGTCCACGCAAAGCCAACAGCGTCCCGAAGCCGGACAAGCGGCCTTTCCAATGTGGTGCTGACCCGCGCGGCTTCGTGAAACTCCCCGACGGCAAGGTGCTCAACAACCCGGACAGTTGTCCTCCCAGTGCCATCTTCGGTGAAGGAAATATGCAGCCAGCAGCGGTCCGGGGTGGTCGTTGTGCTGCCGCCACTTGGCCGCAACTAGCCAGTATCGGTGGTTGGCGACAATCGGATCCCTATCCGGATCATCCTTCTGGCCGGGCCATCGACTTAATGCTGCCGGAGGGCTGTTCTACCGAGAAGAAGAACGCTGGTCTCGGTGATGTGATCGCTACCTTCTTCATGCAGAACTCAGGCAAGTTTGAGGTGCAGTACATTATTTGGAACCAGCGAATCTGGGTGGCTGGTAGTCCCGTTGTCCCACCGAATCAATGGCGAGGTATGTCGAACCGCGGTGGTTGCACGGCTAACCATGTTGACCATATCCATGTCTCATTCCTAGGCCCCAATGTGAATCCCGACCCAGCACCAGCGCCGGAGGAGACTACCGACGAAGCGGGGCAGGACAAGCCCGCGGACAAGCCGAGCAAGAGCACGGGTGACTCGTCGGCGAAGCCGGATTCTAAAGACAAGCAACCTGCCGGTGACAAACCTGCTAAGCCCAGCCCAACGCCGCTAGACGAGAGTGTCGTCGGCTAA
- the tmk gene encoding dTMP kinase: protein MNSRRGVFLVFEGGEGSGKSTQTRLLAAAMERLGHTATITREPGGSKRAESIRNLILGAGSADLDARTEALLFAAARADHAEHTIRPALAAGDVVISDRYIDSSVAYQGVARGLGAQTIRDLSMWATDDLTPALTIVLDVDPLIGLKRAEDANRLEAEPLAFHRCVRQAFLDLAAAEPDRYLVVSADDSAAQVHSSIWQALTNRGVTA, encoded by the coding sequence ATGAACTCCCGCCGCGGAGTCTTTCTGGTTTTTGAAGGCGGTGAGGGCAGTGGCAAATCCACGCAAACCCGACTGCTCGCTGCCGCCATGGAGCGGCTTGGCCACACCGCAACCATCACTCGAGAACCAGGCGGCTCCAAGCGAGCCGAAAGCATCCGCAACCTCATTCTCGGCGCGGGGTCTGCCGACCTCGATGCCCGCACCGAAGCGCTGCTCTTTGCCGCAGCTCGAGCTGATCACGCCGAACACACGATCAGGCCGGCACTAGCAGCAGGAGACGTGGTGATCTCTGACCGCTACATCGACTCATCAGTTGCCTATCAAGGCGTGGCTCGGGGCCTAGGGGCACAAACGATCCGCGACTTGAGCATGTGGGCCACCGATGACCTGACGCCAGCGCTCACCATCGTGCTGGACGTCGACCCCTTAATCGGTTTGAAAAGAGCCGAGGATGCCAACCGGTTGGAAGCTGAGCCACTTGCTTTTCATCGCTGCGTGCGACAGGCCTTTCTCGATCTCGCCGCCGCTGAACCAGATCGCTACCTAGTTGTTTCGGCCGACGATTCCGCGGCGCAGGTCCACAGCAGCATCTGGCAGGCACTCACCAATCGAGGAGTGACGGCATGA
- a CDS encoding DNA polymerase III subunit delta': MTSASVWDRVIGQPAAAAELRQAAAAAHGQGPAHAMTHAWLITGPPGSGRTTAAVALAAGLICPTGGCGNCAACLAIVGDNHPDLDVVRSTTLSLGKDQTKALVTKSYGAPVSGGWRIFIIEDADRMTEAAANTLLKAIEEPVAGTVWLLCAPSTEDLLPTIRSRTRHIALRVPAAADVARLLESEGVDPAMASFAAHAAQGHVGRARALATDEATRNRRAEILRIPRRLSAITDAFQAAADLKRTAESDAKSRTQQLDEAENAELLEVHGAGATGVKDAKIRSIAKRAMADLAKTQQQRSSRSVRDELDRYFLDLMSFYRDVLMQQLGASVEPVNVDMATVIDQLAQGDDLTNTMLRIDALAAARDQLASNVPPLLVCEAVMVQLLHPVRPSSGPATS, translated from the coding sequence ATGACCTCAGCCAGCGTGTGGGACCGCGTGATCGGTCAGCCAGCAGCCGCCGCGGAGCTTCGGCAAGCGGCGGCAGCTGCCCACGGCCAGGGACCCGCTCATGCCATGACCCACGCTTGGTTGATCACCGGACCTCCCGGCTCGGGACGAACAACCGCAGCAGTTGCACTGGCCGCCGGGCTGATCTGCCCGACCGGTGGCTGCGGCAACTGCGCCGCGTGTCTAGCGATTGTCGGCGACAACCATCCGGATCTCGACGTGGTGCGCTCGACCACGCTCAGCCTGGGTAAGGATCAGACGAAAGCGCTGGTAACCAAGTCCTACGGAGCACCGGTGTCGGGTGGCTGGCGGATTTTCATCATTGAAGATGCCGACCGGATGACGGAGGCCGCTGCCAACACGCTGCTCAAGGCAATCGAGGAACCGGTGGCCGGAACGGTGTGGCTGCTGTGCGCCCCGAGCACCGAAGATCTGCTGCCCACCATTCGATCGCGCACTCGCCACATCGCGCTCCGGGTTCCAGCAGCAGCCGACGTCGCACGTTTGCTGGAGTCGGAGGGGGTCGATCCAGCTATGGCCTCATTTGCCGCACATGCTGCCCAGGGCCATGTTGGCAGAGCGCGGGCACTAGCAACCGACGAAGCCACTCGAAATCGGCGAGCTGAAATCCTGCGGATACCTCGGCGACTCTCCGCCATCACCGACGCTTTCCAGGCAGCTGCTGATCTGAAACGTACCGCTGAGTCAGATGCGAAGTCTCGGACGCAACAACTCGACGAAGCAGAAAACGCAGAACTGCTCGAGGTGCATGGCGCCGGGGCCACTGGCGTCAAAGACGCGAAAATTCGATCGATAGCGAAACGAGCGATGGCTGATCTAGCCAAAACGCAGCAACAACGCTCGTCCCGATCGGTACGCGACGAACTAGATCGCTATTTTCTGGATCTGATGAGTTTCTACCGCGACGTGCTCATGCAACAACTCGGCGCCAGCGTCGAACCGGTCAATGTCGACATGGCCACGGTCATCGACCAACTGGCACAAGGAGATGATCTCACCAACACCATGTTGCGAATTGATGCGTTGGCAGCCGCCCGCGATCAACTCGCTAGCAACGTTCCACCGCTACTGGTGTGCGAAGCCGTGATGGTGCAATTGTTGCATCCGGTGCGACCTAGTTCAGGTCCCGCTACGAGCTAG